One stretch of Arachis hypogaea cultivar Tifrunner chromosome 20, arahy.Tifrunner.gnm2.J5K5, whole genome shotgun sequence DNA includes these proteins:
- the LOC114926097 gene encoding uncharacterized protein produces MNISECVNSILKGVRNLPVCVLVKATYGRLADLFVWKGREAEAQLGTGQHFSQRLIKAIEANLKALRYFTVTLYDRDNSEFIVAKTTPTGSFSLGIYRVFLTDQTRDCGYFQALHYPCRHALVYCAYARLTWSTYVHEMYRLNSVFDVYRMGFTPPIPEGFWPPYDGPTVIPNPAKRRASEGRPRTTRIQTTMDEAVPNRPKRCGLCRKLGHTRMRCPQEA; encoded by the coding sequence ATGAATATATCTGAATGTGTGAACTCGATACTAAAGGGTGTGAGGAACCTTCCAGTTTGTGTGTTGGTCAAGGCCACTTATGGGAGATTGGCCGATCTATTCGTCTGGAAAGGCAGAGAGGCCGAGGCACAGTTAGGAACTGGGCAGCACTTTAGTCAGCGTCTGATTAAGGCGATTGAGGCAAATCTGAAGGCCTTAAGGTATTTTACGGTGACTTTGTATGACAGAGACAACTCAGAGTTTATTGTGGCAAAGACTACTCCGACAGGGAGTTTTTCACTGGGCATATACAGAGTATTCCTCACGGATCAAACACGTGATTGTGGCTATTTCCAGGCACTTCACTATCCATGTCGTCATGCCTTGGTTTACTGTGCATATGCACGCCTGACCTGGTCCACCTACGTACATGAGATGTATCGCCTTAACTCCGTGTTTGATGTTTATCGCATGGGGTTCACACCTCCAATTCCGGAGGGGTTTTGGCCGCCGTATGATGGTCCGACCGTCATACCTAATCCGGCCAAGAGACGTGCGTCTGAGGGGCGCCCCAGGACCACCAGGATCCAGACTACCATGGACGAGGCTGTCCCAAACAGGCCTAAGAGATGTGGGCTTTGTAGAAAGCTTGGCCACACACGTATGAGGTGTCCCCAGGAGGCATGA